A genomic stretch from Aedes albopictus strain Foshan chromosome 2, AalbF5, whole genome shotgun sequence includes:
- the LOC109420405 gene encoding nuclear pore complex protein Nup154, whose protein sequence is MSLSESSALVDSLEFAGTMLERHDIADCSTPGLLEVTGIKQSGMATASGLNDYDYQNLSSLSLGLKNLNQLATVNKIPIPPEIMEHFKHIKCHCMMGLFPEIGRAWLTIDSDIYIWTYEHTRDVAYFDGLSHLIVSVGLVVPKPGVFISDVKHLLVLTTPIEIVILGVTFGDSNASPNRSITSSIEEMQLLNKPIFVLNTDNVAITCIEGTSDGRIFLGGRDGCLYEISYQAESNWFGKRCKKVNHSQGLMSHLVPGIFKVFSENDSISKITIDNSRRLLYALTEKGAIEAWDIGVDANSVRRIARISQNDVASSAGNILRTIEPSVFRPVTALCPLSHEDSPQVHLIAITQTGVRFYFSTVPVLFSIQQQQLQLQQQQQQPQPGMSTFDHQQRPQGLYLLHVRLPPGYTPNTTVGKPKQVHSAFYSQGSLLMVSTPQPDQDLLWSLSSEPFPSRQNLVESSTVMTMDGQVWAIAEVKPKDKVTVDTPLRAAQVPKKVALLTNQGVHIVSLLKSVDILQQLLLACHGPHNEAVKAYFQVQSEPQACATSLLLACIETFKGTELGEWAAQAFILYGGEPYFDVGAYMGGHSAAARPLSFNSPAAGFGDNQQGGPRMYMSTPFSASRPASSVQQSLMQQTQFPNSPMPSAMNHSFNNNLPLTADSSNFHYSAKHAGLYLHMSRLLRSIWRKRCIDDKLHTTISQQDCAQILEDLFAIKRFLESITLTNLVGLVGKNMSNAGSMSAGPGGYLQQQQQQQHHQQQQQHHQQTMSGLGMQSPYGQQQPPHFGSQSAFSGVPGQQKSSAEDALVEEKKSLDALTRLIKHSCEVLTLWKILCEHQCHQLVSKLTKDQQAILQSCTFRDLILSRSDLCGLLIVALINSYLNDNASVGSISSKLREVCPNLYRHEDAVSHKATEILLLSKTCNDPDEKNERLRTALQLCKSAAPNLPLTSICQQFTTAGFYSGVIELCSICAAKSDPSEAALHFYRNNEPVEDQEGFMAYQSRMNCYREIKLMLEHVYTNVLNSKGGSIYPSLESADRDKLANNQLISIISLSLQCQDQLLHISVYEWLLSHNLLGELLEISEPSLGAFLGRAVNRTPENFALADLLWKYHERNGQHAAAAKILDKLANIHSETMTLQQRIEYLARAVMCMRSDTVGYSAHNGVLLKDLEDKLEVAQIQKQVHDALSIVPNKPSVGPALKLLNATLYNLTQLYSDFAERFELWECKLTILNCSHHNDPLLIESVWTHILDKELERPDSNTERCRRLLSKVKSLALEYESSGHCFPLPFIVRELELRCFRLKMFDSPVPEALIEMNLDVDSLLNIYSRLVSMNERVWVTDDDELYLVRSTAKLLSLVASQPNLVPLKDRRKVIAKSQDLISACLSILYTKPDGQAHVDNLRETQSKLNRIHC, encoded by the exons ATATAAAATGCCACTGTATGATGGGACTTTTTCCTGAAATTGGTCGTGCTTGGTTGACTATTGATTCGGACATTTAT ATCTGGACCTACGAGCATACGAGAGACGTTGCTTATTTTGACGGATTGTCACACTTGATAGTCAGCGTAGGACTGGTCGTCCCAAAACCAGGGGTTTTTATATCCGACGTCAAGCACCTGTTGGTGCTGACCACCCCGATCGAAATCGTCATTCTAGGGGTAACCTTCGGCGATTCGAATGCTTCTCCTAATCGGTCGATAACCTCCTCGATCGAGGAAATGCAGCTGTTGAACAAACCGATTTTTGTTTTGAACACTGATAATGTTGCAATTACGTGCATTGAAGGAACATCGGATGGGCGAATATTCTTAGGTGGTCGAGATGGGTGCTTGTACGAAATTTCCTACCAGGCGGAATCCAATTGGTTTGGCAAGCGTTGCAAAAAGGTCAATCACTCGCAAGGACTGATGTCCCACTTGGTTCCGGGGATATTCAAAGTATTTTCGGAAAATGATTCAATATCCAAGATAACGATCGATAACTCTCGTCGATTACTGTATGCCTTGACCGAGAAAGGAGCAATCGAGGCTTGGGACATCGGTGTCGATGCTAATTCAGTGAGACGCATTGCAAGAATATCACAAAATGATGTTGCCTCCAGCGCAGGAAATATTCTCCGTACAATTGAACCATCCGTTTTTAGGCCAGTAACGGCTTTGTGTCCTTTATCGCACGAGGACTCGCCTCAAGTCCATTTGATTGCTATCACGCAAACCGGAGTTCGGTTTTACTTTTCAACGGTCCCCGTGTTGTTCAGCATCCAACAACAGCAACTTCAgctacagcagcagcaacaacaaccgcAACCAGGAATGTCTACATTTGACCATCAACAACGTCCTCAAGGCCTGTATCTTCTGCATGTACGACttcctccaggatatactccaaacACGACCGTTGGGAAGCCGAAGCAAGTTCATTCAGCATTCTATAGCCAAGGATCGTTACTGATGGTATCGACACCTCAACCGGATCAGGATCTGCTTTGGTCGCTCAGTTCGGAACCCTTCCCATCGCGACAAAACCTGGTGGAATCCTCCACCGTTATGACCATGGACGGCCAGGTGTGGGCCATTGCGGAAGTCAAGCCAAAAGACAAGGTCACCGTGGATACGCCCCTTAGGGCCGCACAAGTTCCCAAGAAGGTTGCCCTCCTGACCAACCAGGGAGTGCACATAGTGTCCCTGTTGAAGTCCGTGGACATATTGCAACAGCTGCTGCTGGCTTGCCACGGTCCTCACAACGAAGCGGTCAAGGCTTACTTCCAGGTGCAGTCGGAACCGCAAGCCTGTGCTACCAGTTTGCTGTTGGCGTGCATCGAAACATTCAAGGGAACGGAACTGGGCGAGTGGGCTGCACAGGCTTTCATTTTGTATGGCGGGGAACCCTACTTCGATGTGGGTGCCTACATGGGTGGTCATTCGGCCGCTGCCAGACCGCTGAGTTTTAACTCACCTGCTGCTGGATTCGGTG ATAACCAGCAGGGAGGACCCCGGATGTACATGTCCACTCCTTTCTCCGCTTCTCGACCAGCTTCGTCAGTGCAGCAGAGCTTAATGCAACAAACACAGTTCCCAAATAGTCCAA TGCCATCGGCCATGAACCACAGTTTCAACAACAACCTCCCGCTAACGGCGGATTCCTCCAACTTCCATTATTCGGCCAAACATGCGGGACTATATCTGCACATGTCCCGCCTATTGCGGTCTATTTGGCGCAAGCGATGCATCGATGACAAACTACACACGACCATCAGCCAGCAGGACTGTGCTCAAATCCTAGAAGACCTGTTTGCCATAAAACGCTTTCTGGAATCGATTACGCTGACAAATTTGGTCGGACTGGTAGGCAAAAACATGTCCAATGCTGGTAGCATGAGTGCTGGCCCAGGTGGTTATctccagcaacaacaacagcagcagcatcatcaacaacaacagcaacaccaTCAGCAGACCATGTCCGGGCTGGGTATGCAAAGTCCTTATGGGCAACAGCAGCCACCTCATTTCGGCAGTCAGAGTGCCTTCTCTGGGGTACCAGGACAACAGAAAAGCTCCGCAGAGGACGCCCTGGTGGAGGAAAAGAAGTCGCTCGATGCGTTGACACGATTGATAA AGCACTCCTGTGAAGTTCTGACACTTTGGAAGATCCTGTGCGAACACCAATGCCACCAGTTGGTATCGAAACTGACCAAGGATCAGCAGGCCATTTTGCAGTCGTGCACCTTCCGGGATCTAATTTTGTCTCGGTCGGATCTATGCGGTTTGCTGATTGTGGCACTGATCAACTCGTACCTCAACGATAACGCCAGTGTCGGTTCCATTTCATCCAAGCTCCGTGAGGTGTGTCCCAATCTGTATCGCCATGAGGACGCCGTCTCGCACAAGGCCACAGAGATTCTGCTCCTGTCCAAAACGTGCAACGATCCGGACGAGAAAAACGAACGATTGCGAACGGCGCTTCAACTGTGTAAAAGTGCTGCCCCGAATTTACCGTTGACGTCGATTTGTCAGCAATTCACCACCGCGGGATTCTACTCGGGAGTCATAGAGCTGTGCTCGATTTGTGCGGCCAAGAGTGATCCCAGTGAGGCGGCACTACATTTCTATCGCAATAACGAACCCGTTGAAGACCAGGAAGGGTTTATGGCGTATCAGAGTCGCATGAATTGCTACAGGGAGATAAAATTGATGCTCGAACACGTCTATACAAATGTCTTGAACAGCAAAGGTGGTAGCATCTATCCCTCGTTGGAGAGTGCGGATCGGGATAAGCTGGCAAATAATCAG CTGATTTCAATCATAAGTTTGTCACTCCAGTGCCAGGATCAACTGCTACACATTTCCGTTTATGAATGGCTTCTGTCGCACAACCTGTTGGGCGAGCTGCTTGAAATTAGCGAACCATCACTGGGTGCCTTTCTAGGTCGTGCCGTAAATCGAACCCCGGAAAACTTCGCCCTCGCCGATCTACTGTGGAAATACCACGAACGTAACGGTCAACACGCTGCTGCCGCTAAAATTCTGGACAAGTTGGCCAACATTCACAGCGAAACTATGACCCTTCAGCAGCGTATCGAATATCTAGCTCGGGCTGTCATGTGCATGCGAAGCGATACCGTTGGATATTCCGCACACAATGGCGTGCTGCTAAAGGACCTCGAGGATAAACTGGAGGTGGCACAAATCCAAAAGCAAGTGCACGACGCCTTGTCGATCGTACCGAACAAACCTTCCGTTGGGCCAGCCCTGAAACTGCTGAACGCCACGCTCTACAACCTGACTCAGCTTTACTCGGACTTTGCCGAGCGATTCGAGCTTTGGGAGTGCAAGCTTACCATTCTCAACTGCTCACACCATAACGACCCGTTGCTCATCGAATCGGTCTGGACGCACATCCTGGACAAGGAACTCGAACGGCCAGACTCGAACACGGAACGATGCCGTCGGTTGCTCTCCAAGGTCAAAAGCCTGGCCTTAGAATACGAAAGTTCCGGTCACTGCTTCCCGTTGCCGTTCATTGTCCGAGAGCTGGAACTGCGGTGTTTCCGTCTGAAGATGTTCGATTCCCCTGTCCCGGAGGCATTGATCGAAATGAATCTGGACGTGGATTCCCTGCTGAACATATATTCAAG ACTTGTCTCCATGAACGAGCGAGTGTGGGTGACGGACGACGACGAGCTGTACCTGGTACGTTCAACCGCGAAGCTGCTTTCCCTCGTTGCCTCCCAGCCGAATCTGGTACCGCTCAAGGATCGCCGAAAGGTGATTGCCAAATCGCAGGACCTCATATCGGCTTGTTTGAGCATCCTGTACACGAAACCGGACGGACAGGCCCACGTAGACAACCTGCGGGAAACGCAATCGAAGCTGAACCGAATTCACTGCTAG